The DNA segment GACACCGACCGGGAGCTGGACACGCTCATCCCGGACTCCGCGAACCAGCCGTACGACATGCACACGGCCATCGAGCACGTGCTGGACGACGGTGAGTTCCTGGAGACGCAGGGCCTGTTCGCGCCGAACATCGTGACCGGTTTCGGCCGGGTCGAGGGCCACCCGGTCGGCATCGTCGCCAACCAGCCGATGCAGTTCGCGGGCTGTCTGGACATCAACGCCTCCGAGAAGGCCGCCCGGTTCGTCCGCACCTGCGACGCGTTCAACGTCCCGGTCATCACCTTCGTGGACGTGCCCGGCTTCCTGCCGGGTGTCGACCAGGAGTACGGCGGCATCATCCGGCGCGGCGCCAAGCTGATCTACGCGTACGCGGAGGCCACGGTCCCGCTGATCACGGTGATCACCCGCAAGGCGTTCGGCGGCGCGTACGACGTGATGGGCTCCAAGCATCTGGGCGCCGACCTCAATGTCGCCTGGCCCACCGCGCAGATCGCGGTGATGGGCGCCCAGGGCGCGGTGAACATCCTGCACCGCCGCACCATCGCGGCCGCGGACGACGCCGAAGCGACGCGCGCCCAGCTGATCTCGGAGTACGAGGACGCGCTGCTCAACCCCTACGTCGCGGCCGAGCGCGGCTACGTCGACGCGGTGATCATGCCGTCGGAGACCCGCCGGCACATCGTGCGGGGGCTGCGTCAGCTGCGTACGAAGCGGGAGTCCCTGCCGCCCAAGAAGCACGGCAACATCCCGCTCTAGGCTCCGGACAGCGGACCTCTACCCCTCATCCCCACGAAGGGCTCGACGATGATCAAGGTCGTACGGGGAAACCCGACCCCGGAGGAGCTGGCCGCCGCCGTGGCGGTGGTCCAGGCGCGTGCCGCCGCGGCGGTCTCCGTGCCGTCAGGAGCGCCGCTGCCACCCGAGGAGTGGTCCGATCCGGCACGCATCGCCCGCCACCGGATACAGCAGCCGGGGCCGCGGGCGTGGGCGCGCACCTACTGGCCGGGGTGACGGGGAGACTCATCGGCGGCGCCCGCCGATGAGTCTCCGCCGCGGCGGGAGTCACCACCCGTGTACGCCCTCCGGACACCCCTGCCGTACGGAGGTGTCCCGCCGCGAGAGCCCGCCGCGAAAGGAAGTCCCGTCATGGCCTTCACGCACGTACTGGCGGTCGCCCCGGTGACCGACATCGAGACGTCGGCCGCCTGGTACGAACGACTGCTCGGCAGGCCCGCCGACACGCGGCCGATGGAGACCCTGGCCGACTGGCACATCACCGGCTCGGGCTGGATCCAGGTCTTCGTCTCGCCCGAGCACGCCGGAAAGGCGCTGCTCAACCTGGCGGTCGACGACCTGGACACCGTCCTGGCGGAGCTCGCCGGCCGTGGTCTGACGGCGGGCGGGGTCCAGCCGGGCGGGGAGCGCGCCCGGTTCGCCGCCCTCCACGACCCCGACGGAAACCGGGTCACCCTGATCGAGAACCCGGTCGCCTGACAGGGCTCGGGAACCTGTGTCCTGACAGGGGCCGGGAACCCGGCGTCCCGGCGGGGGTCGCCGCGGGGGTCAGGCGGCGCGTACGTGCGCCGCCGCCCGCTCCGCGGCGCGCACCACCCGCTCGGTGTCCACGTCCACCAGCGCGCCGCCGGACTTGCGCAGGTGTCCGTCGATGAAGACCTCGCTGACGTTCGGGGGCTGGCCGTTCAGCACGATCTGGCTGATCCAGTCGAAGCGCGGGGCGAAGTTGAGGGTCCCGGGGTCCAGGACCAGGACATCGGCGCGCTTGCCCGGCGTCAGCGACCCGATCCGGTCCGCCATCCCGATGCACTCCGCGCCGCCCATCGTCGCCAGCCGCAGCACGGCCGGGATGGTCGGGTGGATCCCGGCGTCCTGGTGCAGCGCCCGCTGCAGCCCGACGGCCGCCTTCATCACGTTGAACATGTCGGAGGTGTCGTTGGTGCCGCCGTCGTGCCCGAGCCCGGCCTGTACGCCGTGCCGGTGCATCGCCGGCAGCGGCATGATGCCCGAGGCCAGCCGCATGTTGCTGAGCGGGCAGTGCGCCACCCGCACATCGTGGTCACCGGCCAGCGCGATCTCCTCGTCGGTGAGGTGGATGGCGTGGTTCATCAGCAGCTCGGGGCCGAACGCGCCGACCTCGCGCAGCGCGCGGATCTGCTCGTCCTTGCGGTCGGTCCTGTTCTCCAGGACATGGGAGTTGATCATCAGGCCGAGATCGCGGGAGACCTCGTGCAGCAGCCGCAGGTCCTTGATCCCGGACATGCCCGCGTGCACCGCCACCTGTGCGGAGGCCAGCGGCAGCGGATCCAGGAAGTCCTTCTTCACCTGCGGGATCAGGTGCCGGTCGGCGCCGCTCTGCGTCATCGCGTAGACGAACCGCAGTCCGGAGTCGTGCAGCGCCCGGACGTAGCGCTCGCTGGTGTCGTACGGAATCGGGTGCACCCAGTCCACGACGGTGGTGACACCGGTCTGAAGGGCGTCGAGGGCCGCGAGGTGGACGAAGCCGTACATGTCCTGGGCGTCGATCTTCGGCAGCGTGGTCCGGTTGCAGGCCGCCAGCCAGCCCGTCACGTCCTGGTCGGAGCAGCCGCCGCGGATGCTCGACTGCCACAGGTGGTTGTGGATGTCCACGAAGCCGGGCAGGACCAGCCTGCCGGTGGCGTCCACCACCCGCGCGCCGTGCGGGACGTCCAGCCCTTTCCCGACAGCGGCGATCTTCCCGTCCCGCAGCAGGACGTCGGTGCCGCCCTCCATCGTGCCGAGCACGCCCTTGCCGACGGCGGGGTCCATGGTGAGGACGAGGTCGGCGCCGCGCAGCACCGTGGTCCGCCGCTCCCCCGGCTGTTCGCCGTGGCCGCCCGGCCGCTCGCGGGCGGTGGCAGGTAATCCGGCGGCTGCCGCCAGGGGAAGACTGCCCAGACCTGCGAGAACGCTGCGGCGGCTCATTTTCGGAAAGTTCATTCCATTTTTATATCGTGTCAATAACACGGCGCGGCAAGGCGGCTTCCGGCCAACTGACGACCTGTCATAAAACGGAGGAGTCCGACTCGCCGGGCAGCCTGAGTACCCGTACTCAGGCGCCGGGCCCTCCCCCGGCCGCACCATCGAATGCATGCTGTGGTCCGACCCGGAGAACAAACCGCCCAAGGAACTGCGAGACGCACAGGCGATGCTGCGCCGCGCCGGTCTCGTCCTCGCCGCGGCGATGGTTCTCGTGATGGCGGTCCTGAGCCTGCGCTGAACGGGGCCGGGAAGCGGCCATACGATGGGCCCCATGACTGCTCAGCGCCGGCTCGTTCTCGGTTCCGCATCGCCCGCCCGTCTCGGACTGCTCCGCAACGCCGGGCTGGACCCCGAGGTGATCGTCAGCGGCGTGGACGAGGACGCGATCAGCGCACCCACCCCCGCCGAACTCGCCCTCGTACTGGCCGAGGCCAAGGCCCGGTCCGTCGCCGCCCGCGACACCGCGGCCGGCGCCCTCGTCATCGGCTGCGACTCCGTACTGGAGCTGGACGGCGAGGCGCTCGGGAAGCCCGCCGACGCCGAGGAGGCCACCGCGCGCTGGATGTCCATGCGCGGCCGGGCGGGCGTCCTGCAGACCGGCCACTGTGTCATCGACACCGCGACCGGCCGCAGCGCGTCGGCCACCGCCTCCACCACAGTCCGCTTCGGCGAGCCGACGGACGCCGAGGTCGCCGCGTACGTGGCGAGCGGCGAACCGCTCCATGTCGCGGGGGCCTTCACCCTCGACGGCCGCTCGGCGCCCTTCATCGACTCCATCGAGGGCGACCACGGCAACGTCATCGGCCTCTCGCTGCCACTGCTGCGCAAGCTGCTGGCCGGGCTGGACGTCTCCCTCACGGACCTCTGGGTCTGAGCGGCGCCGACCGCCGTCAGAGCCCGGGAACCGGACCCGCCGCGCAGTGCAGCGGCCCGGGCGCCGCGCCGGGAACCCCGGTCCGTACGAAGCCGAGCCAGGTGCCGCGCAGTGCGGCGCCGAGCGCCTCGACCTCCTCCCACGACGTGTCGCCCAGCATCGGGGCGCCCTCCCAGGCCGCCCTGTCGCCCAGCAGCAGCGGCAGTTCGAGGCAGTGCGTCGCGCCGAGGGCCGAGCCCGCCGGACGCCAGTCGAGGCGGTAGGCGTGCACCCGGGCTCCGGCCCGTACGAGCCGGCCGCCGAGCTCCGCGAGCGGGGCGGCGTACATCCGCGCGGTGAGCTCGCCCGGATCGCCCTCCTCGCCGGGGAACGCGGTCATGTCGTCGGCGTTCCAGCCGTACAGGACGTCAAGGCCGCGGACGTTCTCCGCGAAGGCCGCGCCGTCCCCGCCGAGCACGCCGTCGACCGGGCTGAACGGCGGCTCCAGGGTGCTGCCCGACCGGAGCACATGAGCCACCGCGCTCTCGCGCTGCGCGTCGAGGAGCGCCGCGTGCCCCGCGGTCCGGGGGGACTCGCCCCGGGCGGCGAGGTGGTCCGCGAAGATCCGGCCGAGCGCCCCTGCGTCGTCGCGGGACCGCTCGGTGAGCGCGAGAGGGGCGCTCTGCAGGATCGCCCGGCGGAAGAGCCCCCGGGCCTCGTCCAGCTCCATCAGCAGCCGGATGGAGATCCCGCCCGCCGACTGGCCGAAGACGGTGACGCCGTCGGGGTCGCCGCCGTACTCCGCGATGTGCGCCCGCACCCAGCGGAGCGCTTCGAGCTGGTCGTACAGGCCGAGGTTCCCCTCGGCGACGCCGTCGAGGCAGAGGTAACCGAGCGCGCCCACCCGGTAGTTGACGCCCACGACCACCACGTCGCCCTGCGCGGCGAGCGCGCCGCCGTCGTACCAGTCCATGAGCCCGGCGCCGCTGCTGAACCCGCCGCCGTGGAACCAGACCATCACCGGGCGCGCCCCGCCGTCCCTGGCCGGGGTGGTGACCGTCAGGTTCAGGCAGTCCTCGCCCTGGGGGCGCTTGTCGCGCGGCGGGCCCATCACCGCGTCGAGCCTGGACGGCGGCTGCGGGCAGATCTCGCCGCTCGACGGGCGGGTGTCCCCCGCCGCCACGGCACGCGGCCGCCCGAAGCGTTCGGCCGTCGCGTAGCGGATGGGCCCCGTCCTGATCAGCTCCGTGCCCGTCGGCCCGGTCCCGGTCGGCCCCGTGCCGGAGCGCGTCATCTCGTACCTCCTGTGTCGGTCACCGGCCGGCCGGTGAGGGAGTCCGCGGCAACAGTGTCCGCCGGTTCCCCAGCGGCCGCGGAGGCGCCCTCCGGGACCAGCCGGAACAGCGCGACGGCTCCGCCCAGGCTGACCGCGCAGATCACCGCGAGGTACCAGGTCACTCCGGTGGAGGTCCCGCCGGCGTTCAGCAGCGCGGTGGCGATCACGGGGGCGAGCCCGCCGCCCAGGATGGCGCCGCTCTGCAGGATCAGCGAGGACCCCGAGTACCGGACCCGGGCCGGGAAGGTGTCCGCGATGATGGAGCCCTGCACACAGTGGGTCACCGGGATGATGAGCCCCATCCCCGCGAGCGCGACCACGGCGAGCACGGAGCTGCCGGTGTTCAGCAGCGGGAAGAAGACCACGCACCAGACCAGGACGGCGGCGGAGCCCGCGATGAACATCGTGCGCCGGCCGTGCCGGTCGGCGTACGCCGACCACACCGGTATCGCCGCGAACCAGAGCACCGCGGCCGCGGTCACGCTCAGGATCAGGAACTGCTTGTCGTAGTGCAGGTGTTCGCTGCCGTACGAGAGCGTGAACACCATGAACACGTACGCGACGGCCGAGTTGGCGACCACGGCGAGCAGGGTCAGCACCAGCCGGGGGAAGCCGACCTTCAGGGACTCCGCCAGCGGGAACCTGACCACCTCGCCCTCGGCGAGCACCCGGTGGAAGGACGGGGACTCGGTCACCCGGAGCCTGATCACCAGGCCCACCGCGACCAGGACGAAGCTCAGCAGGAAGGGCACCCGCCAGCCCCACGAGGTGAACGCGTGGTCACCGAGGAGCGAGTTGGCGGCCAGGAAGACGACGTTCGCGAGGACCAGGCCGGCCGGGGTCCCCATCTGCGGGAAACCCGCGTAGAGGTTCCGCCTGGCCCCCGGCGCGTGCTCCATCGACATCAGGGTGGCACCCGCGCCCTCGCCGCCCAGTCCGATGCCCTGGATGATCCGCAGCGTGACGAGCAGCACCGGCGACCAGAAGCCGATGGAGGCGTAGCCCGGGATGAGGCCGATGAGGGTGGAGCCGATCCCCATCAGGGCCAGGGAGACCACGAGGGTCGCCTTGCGTCCGATCCGGTCGCCGAAGTGGCCGAAGACCAGGCCGCCGAGCGGCCGGGCGACGAAGCCGACGGCGAGCGTGCTGAAGGCGGCGAGGGTGCCGGCCGCGGGGCTGAGCGACGGGAAGAACTGCTTGTTGAAGATCAGTGCCGCGGCCGTGCCGTAGAGGAAGAAGTCGTACCACTCCAGGGTCGTGCCGACGAGCGTCGCCACGGCGGTCCTGGCGGGCGCGGCCGCGCCTTCCGGAGCCTTCACCGGAGGTGGTGGGTTCACGGGGGAATCGTTCACGGGGTGCCCTCTCGCTTGTTCCGTGGATCGTGGCCCCGTGTGCCATGACGCACAAATACTGAATCCGGGCTTCCCCATAGCCATTTCGGTATAGCCCGAGACCGCGAGACTGCCGCACGAGCCGCCGAAGCCACCGTTTCGCAAGCCAGCCGCAAGCCCGCCGCAGCCCCGCCCCGTCCCGCCTCCGCCGGGGACCTGGTATGCCCATTTGGTTATGCCGGAGCACAGGAAGTGCATTTGTCCGGCATGGCTGAGCGGATCACAGTGGGACGCATGACGGCAGATGCAGGGCGGTGGATCCGCAACTTCGTTGACGGACGGTTCGTGGACCCGGACGGCCCCAAGGGCACGGTCCGCGGCTTCGACAAGGCCGACCCGGCGACCGGCCGGGTGTTCGCCCGGGTGCACGAGGCGGACAGACCGCTGGTCGACCGGGCCGTACGAGGGGCCAGGCGGGCCCTCCACGACGGCTGGGCGAGCACG comes from the Streptomyces sp. NBC_01471 genome and includes:
- a CDS encoding acyl-CoA carboxylase epsilon subunit, whose product is MIKVVRGNPTPEELAAAVAVVQARAAAAVSVPSGAPLPPEEWSDPARIARHRIQQPGPRAWARTYWPG
- a CDS encoding VOC family protein, yielding MAFTHVLAVAPVTDIETSAAWYERLLGRPADTRPMETLADWHITGSGWIQVFVSPEHAGKALLNLAVDDLDTVLAELAGRGLTAGGVQPGGERARFAALHDPDGNRVTLIENPVA
- a CDS encoding amidohydrolase family protein produces the protein MNFPKMSRRSVLAGLGSLPLAAAAGLPATARERPGGHGEQPGERRTTVLRGADLVLTMDPAVGKGVLGTMEGGTDVLLRDGKIAAVGKGLDVPHGARVVDATGRLVLPGFVDIHNHLWQSSIRGGCSDQDVTGWLAACNRTTLPKIDAQDMYGFVHLAALDALQTGVTTVVDWVHPIPYDTSERYVRALHDSGLRFVYAMTQSGADRHLIPQVKKDFLDPLPLASAQVAVHAGMSGIKDLRLLHEVSRDLGLMINSHVLENRTDRKDEQIRALREVGAFGPELLMNHAIHLTDEEIALAGDHDVRVAHCPLSNMRLASGIMPLPAMHRHGVQAGLGHDGGTNDTSDMFNVMKAAVGLQRALHQDAGIHPTIPAVLRLATMGGAECIGMADRIGSLTPGKRADVLVLDPGTLNFAPRFDWISQIVLNGQPPNVSEVFIDGHLRKSGGALVDVDTERVVRAAERAAAHVRAA
- the mmpB gene encoding morphogenic membrane protein MmpB codes for the protein MLWSDPENKPPKELRDAQAMLRRAGLVLAAAMVLVMAVLSLR
- a CDS encoding nucleoside triphosphate pyrophosphatase gives rise to the protein MGPMTAQRRLVLGSASPARLGLLRNAGLDPEVIVSGVDEDAISAPTPAELALVLAEAKARSVAARDTAAGALVIGCDSVLELDGEALGKPADAEEATARWMSMRGRAGVLQTGHCVIDTATGRSASATASTTVRFGEPTDAEVAAYVASGEPLHVAGAFTLDGRSAPFIDSIEGDHGNVIGLSLPLLRKLLAGLDVSLTDLWV
- a CDS encoding carboxylesterase family protein — protein: MTRSGTGPTGTGPTGTELIRTGPIRYATAERFGRPRAVAAGDTRPSSGEICPQPPSRLDAVMGPPRDKRPQGEDCLNLTVTTPARDGGARPVMVWFHGGGFSSGAGLMDWYDGGALAAQGDVVVVGVNYRVGALGYLCLDGVAEGNLGLYDQLEALRWVRAHIAEYGGDPDGVTVFGQSAGGISIRLLMELDEARGLFRRAILQSAPLALTERSRDDAGALGRIFADHLAARGESPRTAGHAALLDAQRESAVAHVLRSGSTLEPPFSPVDGVLGGDGAAFAENVRGLDVLYGWNADDMTAFPGEEGDPGELTARMYAAPLAELGGRLVRAGARVHAYRLDWRPAGSALGATHCLELPLLLGDRAAWEGAPMLGDTSWEEVEALGAALRGTWLGFVRTGVPGAAPGPLHCAAGPVPGL
- a CDS encoding MFS transporter, with the translated sequence MATLVGTTLEWYDFFLYGTAAALIFNKQFFPSLSPAAGTLAAFSTLAVGFVARPLGGLVFGHFGDRIGRKATLVVSLALMGIGSTLIGLIPGYASIGFWSPVLLVTLRIIQGIGLGGEGAGATLMSMEHAPGARRNLYAGFPQMGTPAGLVLANVVFLAANSLLGDHAFTSWGWRVPFLLSFVLVAVGLVIRLRVTESPSFHRVLAEGEVVRFPLAESLKVGFPRLVLTLLAVVANSAVAYVFMVFTLSYGSEHLHYDKQFLILSVTAAAVLWFAAIPVWSAYADRHGRRTMFIAGSAAVLVWCVVFFPLLNTGSSVLAVVALAGMGLIIPVTHCVQGSIIADTFPARVRYSGSSLILQSGAILGGGLAPVIATALLNAGGTSTGVTWYLAVICAVSLGGAVALFRLVPEGASAAAGEPADTVAADSLTGRPVTDTGGTR